TTTATAGGCGACGAAGGGCGATCCCGACGCATGGCCCGCACGGTCCGCGACGTCGTCATCGTCGACGCCCTCCGAACGCCCTTCGGCAAGCGCGGAGGCTCCTTCAAGGAGACCCACCCCGAGGTCCTCGGCGCGGCGCCCCTCAAGGCGCTCACGGAGCGCAACGGCCTGAAGCCCGACGAGATCGACGACGTCATCTACGGCAACGTGACGCCCGTCGGGGAGCAGGGCCTCAACATCGCGCGCAAGGCCGCGCTCCTTGCGGGCTGGGGCGACGTCGTGCCCGGCGTGCAGCTCAACCGCATGTGCGGGTCCGGCCAGCAGGCCCTCAACTTCGCCGCGATGGGCGTCGCAAGCGGCTTCCAGGATGTCGTGATCGCGGGCGGCGTCGAGCACATGACGCGCATCCCGATCGGGTCCGATGCGGGCCCCGTGAGCGAGGACCTCGCCTCGGCCTTCGAGATCCTCCACCAGGGCGAGAGCGCCGAGCGCATCGCGGACCGCTGGGGCTTCACGCGCGAGGACCTCGACCGCTTCGGCGCCGAGAGCCAGCGCCGCTACGCGCGCGCGGCCGACGCGGGCCACTACAAGTCGCAGATCATCCCCGTCACCGTCGAGGTCGACGGCGAGACGCGCGTCGTCGAGAAGGACGAGCACCCGCGCCCCGGCACGACCGCCGAGAAGCTCGCGGCGCTCAAGCCGTCCTTCCGCCCCGACGGCGGCCGCATCACTGCGGGCAACTCCTCGGGCATCGTGGACGGCGCCTCCGCCCTCCTCGTCACGACCCCCGAGATCGCGGCCGAGCGCGGCTGGACGCCGCGCGCCCGTGTCGTGGCGATGGACGCGGTCGGGTCCGACCCCGTGCTCATGCTCACGGGCCCCATCCCCGCGACGAAGCGCGTGCTCGCGAAGGCGAACCTCGCGATCGACGACATCGACCTCTTCGAATGCAACGAGGCGTTCGCCTCCGTGCCGCTCGCGTGGATGAAGGACACGGGCGCGCCGTACGAGAAGGTCAACACGATGGGCGGCGCGATCGCGCACGGGCACCCGCTCGGCGCAACGGGCGGCGCGCTCGTCACAAAGCTCGTCCACGAGCTCGAGCGCACGGGCGGCCGCTACGGCCTCTCGACGATGTGCATCGGCTTCGGTCAGGGCATCGCCACGATCGTCGAGCGGCTCTAGATGCCCCGCGCGCTCGCCCTCGCGGTCCTCGTCCTCGCGCCCGCGCTCGCGGGATGCGCCGAGCCCACGGCGCCGGCCGCGGACGTCGGGCTCGCGGCGCTCTCGAAGGCCCTCGCGTTCGAGCCCATGCGCGTGCGCCTCACGCCCGGGGAGCCGGGCGAGACGCCGCCGCTCATCGAGATCGCGTGGGGCGCCACCACCTTCGGCGCGCGTTCCTCGGACGGCCGAGAGTTCCCGCCGTTCGCCGTCCGCGAAGGCCGCGCCATCTACGCGTCGCAGACCGGCGAGCGCTGGGTGAAGCACGACGCGGCCGACGGCCGCGCGCGCGGGTTCGCCCCGCAGGCCTTCCTGTGGGATCTGAGATACGTGCTCGCGATGCCGGGCGTCTCTGCCACGAGGACGGAGCGCGCGGGCGGGCTCGACGTCGAGGGCCGCGGCACGCTCGATGCGACGGGCGCCCCCATGCCGTTCGCGTTCACGCTGCGCGTGGAGAACGGGCGCATCACGCGCGCGACCATCGACGCGCCCGGCGCGCGCGAATCCCCCTATACGCTCACGGCCGCGACGGCCGACGTGCTCACGACGCCGCCGCGCGAGTCGCGGGCCGCGGCCGACGTCGAGCGGCTCGACCGCGCCTCGGCGGAGGCGCACGCCTTCGTCGTGACGCTCGTCGAGGCCCACGCGAGGAACCGCGCGGGGCTTCTCCCCGAGCGCGTCGACCGCGACGCCCTCGCGATCGAGGTCGCGGCCTCCGGAAGAAACTGGCCCGACAACCCGTACACGGGCGCGCCGCTTGCCGCGGGCCGCGGCCCGGGCGACCTCCGCTGGACGCGCTGCGAGCCGACGGTGGGTCACTACGCAGGCACCGGCTGGGACGGCGTCCTCCTCACGCGGGCCTTCGGCGGCAAGGCCTGCGCGGCGTCGCCTTGAAGTCCCGCGCGCCGCATGCCGGGACGTGGACGAGCGCCAGACGTACGGTTTCGTGACCGCCCTCGGGCGCGCCCTCGCGAACGTCGAGGGCCGCGACGCCGTGAAGGAGCTGCGCGAGGCCGGCGACGCCGGTCGCCTCGCGGCCCTCGCGCGCGATGCGCCGCACAACCTCCCGGCCGAGCGCGTCGAGGATTTCATCGCGACGACGATGACGCCCGCCCGATGGGAGAAGACGCGCGCGCAGCTGATTCTCGCCGTGCAGCTCGCCCGCGGCGACATCGCGCGCCAGCCCGGGCACGAGAAGAAGGGCGCGGGCGGCGTGCGCGGGCGGCCCTGATCACGCCGCGCGCCAGCGCTCGCGGCCGTCCGAGCCGAGGTCGGCGACGAGCGCGCCCTCGAGCGCGGCGAGGCGCAGGTGCCCGAGCGTCTCGCTCATCGCGAGGAAAGGATCCACCACGCGGCCGAGGAACAGGTGCGGAAACAGGTCGCGCGCGAGGAGGGGACCCTTCGCGCGCACGAGGTGGCGCACCTTCTCCTGGCGACGCGCGAGCGCTTCGAGGCTCGACCGCGCGACGCGCGCGTGGTCGGCGAACGGGTCGCCGTGGCCGGGAAGCGCGAGGTCGGCGCGCGTCGCCGCGAGACGCTCGAGGCTCGCGCGGTACTCGCTGAGCGCTCGGGCTTCGTCGGGCGCGATCGAGATGGCGTTCGAGGTGATGCGCTCGAGGAGCGTGTCGCCGCCCAGCATGAACGCCCCCGAGGCCTCGCGCAGCGTCACGGAGCCCGGGGTGTGGCCGGGCGTGTGGAGCACCTCGAGGCGCCAGGCTCCGGCCTCGACGACGTTGCCCTCCGCGAGGGTTCCCGCGACGTCGCAATCCTCGGCCGTCTCGCCGAGGTGGCGGTAGGCGGCGCGCACGCGGCCGAGTTCGGCGTCGTCGAGGCCCGAGCTTGCGAGGACGGGCTCGTAGAGCGCGCGGCGCTCGCGGCGACGCGCGCCGAAGCGCTCGACGGCGTCGCGGTCGAGCCCGTGGACGCGCACCTCGGCGCCC
This is a stretch of genomic DNA from Candidatus Thermoplasmatota archaeon. It encodes these proteins:
- a CDS encoding thiolase family protein, with protein sequence MARTVRDVVIVDALRTPFGKRGGSFKETHPEVLGAAPLKALTERNGLKPDEIDDVIYGNVTPVGEQGLNIARKAALLAGWGDVVPGVQLNRMCGSGQQALNFAAMGVASGFQDVVIAGGVEHMTRIPIGSDAGPVSEDLASAFEILHQGESAERIADRWGFTREDLDRFGAESQRRYARAADAGHYKSQIIPVTVEVDGETRVVEKDEHPRPGTTAEKLAALKPSFRPDGGRITAGNSSGIVDGASALLVTTPEIAAERGWTPRARVVAMDAVGSDPVLMLTGPIPATKRVLAKANLAIDDIDLFECNEAFASVPLAWMKDTGAPYEKVNTMGGAIAHGHPLGATGGALVTKLVHELERTGGRYGLSTMCIGFGQGIATIVERL
- a CDS encoding MBL fold metallo-hydrolase, giving the protein MLPEGVRRIVIPTPFVVGPVNAWLLDGEEATLVDTGPLGDVAWEALAQGLGEALGRIRHVVVTHGHADHHGLAARVVRRTGAEVRVHGLDRDAVERFGARRRERRALYEPVLASSGLDDAELGRVRAAYRHLGETAEDCDVAGTLAEGNVVEAGAWRLEVLHTPGHTPGSVTLREASGAFMLGGDTLLERITSNAISIAPDEARALSEYRASLERLAATRADLALPGHGDPFADHARVARSSLEALARRQEKVRHLVRAKGPLLARDLFPHLFLGRVVDPFLAMSETLGHLRLAALEGALVADLGSDGRERWRAA